The following proteins are co-located in the Telopea speciosissima isolate NSW1024214 ecotype Mountain lineage chromosome 9, Tspe_v1, whole genome shotgun sequence genome:
- the LOC122640588 gene encoding BTB/POZ domain-containing protein At1g30440-like, which yields MSSKFPGSEMACMKLGSKTDAFQRQGQAWFCTTGLPSDVVVEVGEMSFHLHKFPLLSRSGVLEGLIAKASDEGEEGCVIQLPEIPGGTKTFELVARFCYGVKLELTASNAVYLRCAAEHLEMTEEYGEGNLIAQTELFLNQVILRSWKDSVKALQTCEDVLPQAEVLNICKRCIESLAAKACTDPNLFGWPMMDNGGLMQSPGGSVLWNGISTGARPRNASSDWWYEDVSTLSLPLYKRLISVMQSRGIRQDTIAGSLVFYAKTYLPGLNRRQGVSESSTRLPPAAVGTPLSEEDQKLLLEEIDRLLPMQKGLTSTKFLFGMLRTSMILHANSSCISNLEKRIGMQLDQATLEDLLMPNFSYSMETLYNVDCVQRILEHFLAMDQATGGASPCSDDDRQLMGSPSLTPITMVAKLIDGYLAEVAPDINLKLPKFQPLAAAVPEYARPLDDGLYRAIDIYLKAHPWLTDSEREQLCRLMDCQKLSLEACTHAAQNERLPLRVIVQVLFFEQLQLRTSIAGCFLVSDNLDGSRQLRSGFAGSTEGGWNTAVRENQVLKVGMDSMRMRVSELEKECTNMRQEIEKLGRGKTSSRWGNVSKKFGFKLKSQMCSAQEGSVSNQNKEVSGNIEKVNDRHGKHKKNLSAEG from the exons ATGTCTTCCAAATTTCCAGGTTCTGAAATGGCTTGTATGAAGCTGGGATCCAAAACTGACGCATTTCAACGGCAAGGACAAGCCTG GTTCTGTACAACTGGACTGCCTAGTGATGTTGTTGTTGAAGTTGGAGAGATGTCCTTCCATCTCCACAAG TTTCCTTTGCTTTCTAGGAGTGGGGTTCTGGAAGGGTTAATTGCCAAAGCAtcagatgaaggagaagaaggctgTGTTATACAGCTCCCTGAGATCCCTGGTGGGACCAAAACATTTGAACTTGTTGCCAGGTTCTGTTATGGGGTGAAACTTGAACTCACTGCTTCAAATGCTGTTTATCTTCGATGCGCTGCTGAGCATCTTGAGATGACTGAAGAATATGGGGAGGGGAATCTGATCGCGCAGACTGAGCTTTTTCTTAACCAAGTCATTCTTCGTAGCTGGAAAGACTCTGTAAAGGCGCTTCAAACTTGTGAAGATGTCCTCCCCCAGGCTGAAGTCCTCAACATTTGTAAGAGGTGTATAGAGTCACTTGCTGCAAAGGCATGTACGGACCCAAATCTTTTTGGTTGGCCCATGATGGACAATGGTGGGCTCATGCAGAGCCCAGGGGGTAGTGTCCTGTGGAATGGCATAAGCACTGGAGCCAGGCCAAGAAATGCAAGTTCAGATTGGTGGTATGAGGATGTATCGACTTTAAGTTTACCTCTGTATAAGAGGCTGATCTCAGTGATGCAATCTCGAGGCATTAGACAGGATACCATTGCTGGGTCCCTTGTGTTCTATGCAAAAACATACCTGCCTGGGTTGAATAGACGGCAGGGCGTCAGTGAGTCTAGCACACGTCTTCCACCTGCAGCTGTGGGAACTCCCCTATCTGAAGAGGACCAGAAGCTTCTACTCGAAGAGATTGATCGATTATTGCCCATGCAGAAGGGCCTAACCTCAACCAAGTTCCTTTTTGGGATGCTTCGTACATCCATGATCCTTCATGCCAACTCATCTTGCATATCAAACTTGGAGAAAAGGATTGGAATGCAACTGGACCAAGCTACCTTGGAAGACCTCCTGATGCCCAACTTCTCTTATTCCATGGAAACTCTTTATAATGTTGACTGTGTACAGAGGATCCTTGAACACTTCTTGGCCATGGACCAGGCCACTGGCGGGGCCTCCCCATGCTCGGATGATGATAGACAGTTGATGGGATCACCTTCTCTCACTCCGATCACAATGGTTGCCAAACTGATAGATGGGTACCTTGCAGAGGTTGCTCCTGATATTAATTTGAAGCTCCCCAAGTTTCAACCATTGGCTGCAGCTGTTCCCGAATATGCCAGACCATTAGATGACGGGCTTTATCGTGCAATTGACATATATCTGAAG GCACACCCATGGCTCACGGATTCTGAAAGAGAACAGCTCTGCAGGCTGATGGATTGCCAGAAGCTCTCCCTGGAAGCTTGCACCCATGCAGCCCAGAATGAGAGACTGCCTCTCAGAGTAATTGTCCAAGTCCTCTTCTTTGAGCAGCTCCAGCTGAGGACTTCAATTGCTGGATGTTTTCTGGTCTCTGACAACCTTGATGGTTCAAGGCAGTTACGGAGTGGGTTTGCAGGGTCAACTGAAGGGGGCTGGAATACAGCCGTCAGGGAGAACCAAGTACTGAAGGTTGGAATGGATAGCATGAGGATGCGGGTTTCTGAGCTTGAGAAGGAGTGCACGAACATGAGGCAGGAGATTGAGAAGTTGGGCAGAGGGAAAACTTCAAGCAGGTGGGGCAATGTCTCTAAGAAGTTTGGATTCAAGCTGAAGTCACAGATGTGCAGCGCCCAAGAAGGGTCTGTTAGTAACCAGAATAAGGAAGTAAGTGGAAATATTGAGAAGGTGAATGACAGACATGGGAAGCATAAGAAAAACTTGTCTGCAGAGGGGTAA